ACAAATTTAAAATTTATCCCCGCAATTAACAAAGAAATCAGGAATTAGATGTATATAGTTACTGGTGCAGCCGGATTTATAGGCAGCGCAATAGTCTGGCAGTTGAACCGTGAAGGTATAACTGACATCCTCATAGTCGATACTCTCGGCAGCGATGAGAAGTGGAAAAACCTCGTAAACCTGCAATATCGCGACTTTATCGATAAAACAGAGTTCATAAAGAAGATTGAAGACCGTGTGCATATCGGCAATGTAGAGGCGATAATTCACATGGGTGCAAATTCGTCTACCACAGAGAGAAATGCCGACCATCTTGTGGAAAATAACTATCGTTACACAAAAGTGCTTGCAGAATACTGTCTGGTGAAAGATATCAGATTTGTTTACGCCTCTTCAGCAGCCACTTACGGCGACGGTGAACTCGGATTCGAGGACACCGACGACAACTGCCTGAAAATAAAACCTCTCAACATGTACGGCTATTCAAAAAACATGTTTGATCAGTGGGCTTATCTGACCGGAAATTTGAAAAAAATTGCCGGGGTGAAGTACTTTAATGTTTACGGACCGAATGAATCGCACAAAGGTGACATGCGAAGTGTTGTACACAAGGCTTACGGACAGATAAAGGAGTCGGGAAAGGTTACCCTGTTCAAATCACTCCATCCGGCTTATAAAGACGGGGAACAGATGCGCGACTTCGTTTATGTGAAGGATGCCGTGAACATGACACTTCATCTTGTCAGAAATCCTGACAAGAACGGATTGTTCAATTTGGGGCAGGGAAAAGCGAGGACATGGAACGATCTTGTTGGAGCAATTTTTAGTGCGATGGGGTTGGAACCAAACATTGAATATATTGACATGCCGGATTACCTCGCCCCCAAATACCAGTATTTTACAGAAGCCGACATCTCCAAAATCAGGATGTCAGGTTACACAGCACCTCTGCATACCCTTGAAGAGGGAGTGGCTGATTATGTAAAAAACTATCTTCTGCCGGGAAAATTTCTGGGAGAGTAGAGCCTTGGCGGTATTACATGAAAACGGGCTGTTTAAAGCAGCCCGTATTCATAATCTTACAATTCAGTTAAGGGGGGAAACGACTTAAAAGTCGTCATCATCATCATCTATGTTCTTTTTCGGGTTGCTGTCGAAATCGTCATCAAAATCGTCATCATCAAGATCATCATCATCTACATCGTAGTCGTCATCGTCGAAAAGTTCACCGTCATCAAAATCCTCAAGAAACTGTTCAATGTCTTCTTCATCAAAATCATCGTCGAGGTCTTCGTCTTCCTCGGCAAGGTCTTCATCGTCCAGATCCTCGTCATCGAAGTCTTCATCATCGAAATCGTCATCATTCATTTCATCATCCATATTCTTTTTCTTGGGTGATGCAAAAAATTCCTGTGCCAGATGCCAGACCGGCTGCTCAACTTCAGAAAATTCCATTCCTAAACTCTCTGAATCATCAATAATTGGCATAAAAGATACTCCTTCTTATTCCTGTTCACTTTTTTTGAAAAACTATACTATAAATTAAAAAATTTGAATCGTAAATAAATAAGGAAAAATTTTTAAATACACACGGTGCAGACAATTTTTTACAATTTTTTTATAGAATTGCGATCAAATTTTTGGAAAACAAATCCGTTAAATTAGAAAAATGGTTAAAAAAGAATTATTCCGTTCAAAATTCATTTTTATTATCGGTTACTTATAGGATGAAACCAATCGCCGTTTTGTCGGGGATTAAATCGGGTGATGTCAAATACCATCATTTTCCCTTCTGCCAATCCCTTAAAATTTCGTAAATTTTCACTCATTATTACAACTTTTTTATCAAGTTAGCGAGGTGCCGTCTTGAGGTTATTTATTTTCATATTATTCATGAGTACATTACTGATGCCACAGCAGAAAAGGTTAATTACCATCGATGATCTTTGGTCGATGGAAAGAATAAACAAAATAACTGTTTCACCCGATGGAAGCAAAATATTCTATGCTTCGTCAGTTTACAGCATGGAATTAAACAAGGGCAACAGTAATATCAGCACCATAAATTCAGACGGTTCAGGCAGAAAAGGGATTAAAACAAGTGAAAAGAATGAAGGTTCACCTGTTTTTGTACCTGCTTTGAATAAACTCGCCTATTTATTCGACGATCAGATTTATCTGTGCAATACAGACGGAACGGGTGAAGAGGCTCTGACAAGCTACTATTCGGGGGTGAATTCCTTTAAGTTCTCAGATGACGGAAAGTATATTCTCTTTACTTCCTCGGTTTATCCTTCCTGCGGCCTGGGAAACGAGTGCAATGAGACCCG
The nucleotide sequence above comes from Ignavibacteria bacterium. Encoded proteins:
- the rfaD gene encoding ADP-glyceromanno-heptose 6-epimerase encodes the protein MYIVTGAAGFIGSAIVWQLNREGITDILIVDTLGSDEKWKNLVNLQYRDFIDKTEFIKKIEDRVHIGNVEAIIHMGANSSTTERNADHLVENNYRYTKVLAEYCLVKDIRFVYASSAATYGDGELGFEDTDDNCLKIKPLNMYGYSKNMFDQWAYLTGNLKKIAGVKYFNVYGPNESHKGDMRSVVHKAYGQIKESGKVTLFKSLHPAYKDGEQMRDFVYVKDAVNMTLHLVRNPDKNGLFNLGQGKARTWNDLVGAIFSAMGLEPNIEYIDMPDYLAPKYQYFTEADISKIRMSGYTAPLHTLEEGVADYVKNYLLPGKFLGE